In a single window of the Alphaproteobacteria bacterium LSUCC0684 genome:
- the lpdA gene encoding dihydrolipoyl dehydrogenase: protein MAISSPADLIVIGAGPGGYVAAIRAAQLGMKVIVVEKRATLGGTCLNVGCIPSKALLNSSEKYAEIASGGLEKYGITLGRPKLDLAAMMKSKDDVVSSLTTGIDHLFRKNKITRIEGLATITAPGEVKVTRGDKTEMLKTERILIATGSEPSSLPDVVIDEKKIVSSTGALELTSVPKKLVLIGAGYIGLEMGTVWRRLGAEVEVVEYLPRILPGMDSELARKFKTILEKQGISFRLSTAVKAAKANKSGVVLDIEPAEGGDREKLTADIVLVAVGRKPNTEGLGLEEIGLLLDDRGRIPVDEDFETVIPGIFAIGDVIPGPMLAHKAEEDGVAAVEIMAGLAGHVDYDHVPGIVYTAPEIATLGKSEDQLKEAGIAYNKGVFPLQANSRARAVGHGEGFVKILADKATDKVLGVHIIGHEAGTVIHECATAMAFGASSEDIARTCHGHPTLNEAVKEAALAVDGRAIHI, encoded by the coding sequence ATGGCAATCTCATCCCCTGCTGATCTCATTGTCATCGGTGCTGGTCCAGGCGGCTATGTTGCCGCCATCAGGGCAGCCCAACTCGGGATGAAGGTTATTGTCGTTGAAAAACGCGCGACGCTTGGCGGGACATGTCTCAATGTTGGCTGCATCCCCTCGAAGGCGCTACTCAATTCATCGGAAAAATACGCCGAAATCGCCTCGGGCGGGCTTGAAAAATATGGCATCACCCTCGGTCGGCCCAAGCTTGATCTTGCGGCCATGATGAAGTCCAAGGATGACGTGGTGAGCAGTCTGACCACGGGAATAGATCATCTTTTCCGCAAGAACAAGATCACCCGGATTGAGGGCCTTGCCACCATCACCGCTCCGGGTGAGGTCAAGGTAACTCGCGGTGACAAGACCGAGATGCTGAAAACAGAACGGATACTGATTGCTACCGGCTCCGAGCCTTCGAGCCTGCCCGATGTGGTGATCGATGAGAAGAAGATCGTCTCTTCAACAGGGGCACTGGAACTGACGTCTGTGCCGAAAAAGCTGGTCCTGATCGGTGCTGGTTACATTGGCCTTGAGATGGGAACGGTGTGGCGGCGGCTTGGGGCTGAAGTCGAGGTGGTGGAGTATCTGCCGCGTATTCTGCCGGGAATGGACAGTGAACTTGCTCGCAAATTCAAGACAATTCTGGAAAAGCAGGGCATATCCTTCCGTCTTTCTACCGCTGTCAAGGCAGCGAAAGCGAACAAATCGGGTGTCGTGCTGGATATCGAGCCTGCGGAAGGTGGTGACCGGGAGAAACTCACCGCTGATATCGTGCTGGTTGCGGTGGGCCGGAAACCGAATACCGAAGGACTTGGCCTTGAAGAGATCGGGCTTCTCCTCGATGATCGTGGGCGCATTCCTGTTGATGAAGATTTTGAAACGGTCATCCCAGGTATTTTTGCCATCGGTGACGTTATCCCCGGGCCGATGTTGGCCCATAAAGCAGAAGAAGATGGTGTTGCTGCCGTTGAGATTATGGCAGGTCTCGCCGGACATGTGGATTACGATCATGTCCCCGGTATTGTTTATACTGCGCCGGAAATTGCCACCCTTGGCAAAAGCGAGGATCAGCTTAAAGAGGCTGGCATTGCCTACAATAAGGGCGTATTCCCCTTGCAGGCGAACAGTCGCGCCCGGGCCGTCGGCCATGGCGAAGGTTTCGTAAAGATTCTGGCTGATAAAGCCACCGATAAAGTGCTCGGCGTTCATATTATAGGCCATGAGGCTGGGACGGTCATTCATGAATGCGCCACCGCCATGGCGTTTGGAGCTTCTAGTGAAGATATCGCCCGGACATGTCATGGTCACCCGACATTGAACGAAGCGGTGAAGGAAGCCGCTCTTGCCGTCGACGGCCGCGCCATACATATCTGA
- a CDS encoding multidrug efflux SMR transporter, whose translation MSIPLIAWLWLTLAIVGEIIGTVSLKASKEFSVLLPSLLIPVGYGISFYFMILTMRHVPVAVTYAFWSALGIVFITLISIIRFNEKPDLPAIIGITLIIAGVVLITLFSKMRAS comes from the coding sequence ATGTCCATCCCACTCATCGCCTGGCTCTGGCTGACACTGGCGATTGTCGGCGAGATTATCGGCACGGTATCGCTAAAGGCCTCGAAAGAGTTTTCCGTGCTTCTTCCATCGCTGTTGATACCCGTCGGCTACGGTATTTCCTTCTATTTCATGATCCTGACCATGCGCCATGTTCCTGTTGCCGTGACTTATGCCTTCTGGTCAGCGTTGGGAATTGTATTTATCACCCTTATCTCGATCATCCGGTTCAACGAGAAACCTGATCTGCCGGCGATCATCGGCATTACCCTCATTATTGCCGGCGTTGTGCTGATCACCCTTTTCTCAAAGATGCGGGCAAGCTAG
- a CDS encoding tyrosine recombinase XerC: MIDARRHWLNWLTHEKRYPSNTLDAYRRDLDNWFDYLQKHQLRSEEISKAEFRGYLAELARQKLARTTIARRVSAIRSFYRYGSRSGLYPAAEITFMKSPRLPATIPKTVSQDEAAGLLHAIRSLDAPDWVKTRDVAVLSLLYGCGLRLSEALALRRRDAPLGAWLRIEGKGGKSRDIPVIDAVRFAVDAWLAVSPFDPGPDGPLFVSSRGGPLNARSIQRLMEKLRHHLGLDKTATPHALRHAFATHLLAGGGDLRAIQSLLGHASLSTTQRYTAIDSGHIEDVHANTHPRAARR; this comes from the coding sequence ATGATCGACGCAAGGCGTCACTGGTTGAACTGGCTGACCCACGAAAAACGCTATCCTTCCAACACGCTGGATGCTTATCGCCGGGACTTGGATAACTGGTTTGATTATCTGCAGAAACACCAGCTCCGCAGCGAGGAAATCAGCAAGGCGGAATTCCGGGGTTATCTTGCCGAACTTGCCCGCCAGAAACTGGCACGAACAACGATTGCCCGCCGGGTTTCCGCCATTCGCAGTTTTTACCGGTATGGCAGCCGTTCCGGGCTGTATCCTGCCGCGGAAATCACATTCATGAAATCCCCCAGGCTTCCAGCCACCATTCCCAAAACTGTCAGTCAAGACGAAGCGGCCGGTTTATTGCACGCCATTCGCAGTCTAGATGCACCGGACTGGGTAAAAACCCGGGATGTTGCTGTTCTAAGCCTTCTTTATGGTTGCGGATTGAGGTTATCGGAGGCACTGGCATTGCGGCGGCGCGATGCGCCACTCGGTGCCTGGCTCAGAATAGAGGGCAAGGGGGGAAAATCACGCGATATTCCAGTGATTGATGCTGTCCGTTTTGCTGTTGATGCCTGGCTTGCGGTGAGCCCCTTTGATCCGGGGCCGGATGGGCCGCTTTTTGTTTCAAGCCGGGGCGGTCCCCTCAACGCCAGATCGATCCAGCGTCTGATGGAAAAACTTCGCCATCACCTCGGTCTTGATAAGACCGCAACACCCCATGCCCTTCGTCATGCGTTTGCAACGCACCTTCTGGCAGGGGGTGGAGATCTGAGGGCAATTCAATCCCTTCTTGGCCATGCCAGCCTCTCTACCACCCAGCGCTATACCGCCATTGATAGCGGGCATATTGAAGACGTTCATGCCAACACTCATCCAAGAGCGGCCCGGAGGTAA
- a CDS encoding DUF484 family protein — protein MTDPRFSDQEIRRFLDNNPEYLLESGIMDALAGPHGSSGQVVDLSQVVLNRARDVMRRTRAAGRSMVNITAENQIIQGRVHHACCLLIAARSSEEIARLILDSFPDILDTAAATLIVPDTSPLAQCPYVLSLDGGYIARLTGGARFSLGRPVGLQGEIFRQQLKSPPASIAVAALPTILPREDVRHGDASGDLTHGSLLALAGKDEHSFTEGHGTDLLEFTVRMIAIGLLARGVQG, from the coding sequence ATGACAGACCCAAGATTCAGTGACCAGGAGATAAGGCGGTTCCTTGATAATAACCCCGAATACCTTCTTGAATCCGGCATCATGGATGCATTGGCAGGCCCGCATGGAAGTTCAGGGCAGGTGGTGGATCTGAGCCAGGTTGTACTTAACCGGGCAAGGGATGTGATGCGCCGGACACGTGCCGCCGGCCGTAGCATGGTTAACATCACGGCTGAAAACCAGATTATCCAGGGGCGAGTTCACCATGCCTGTTGTCTTCTGATAGCAGCGCGCAGTTCGGAGGAAATTGCCCGCCTGATCCTTGACAGTTTTCCTGACATTCTCGATACAGCTGCCGCTACGTTGATTGTGCCTGATACATCCCCCCTCGCTCAATGCCCTTATGTCCTGTCTCTTGACGGCGGCTATATAGCTAGACTGACCGGCGGCGCGCGTTTCAGCCTTGGAAGGCCGGTCGGCCTTCAGGGTGAAATTTTCCGCCAGCAGCTGAAATCACCACCAGCAAGCATAGCCGTTGCCGCCTTACCGACCATCCTGCCCAGGGAGGATGTGAGACATGGCGATGCGAGCGGCGATCTTACCCATGGATCGCTTCTTGCACTTGCGGGTAAGGACGAACACAGTTTCACCGAAGGTCACGGAACAGACCTGCTTGAATTTACCGTTCGGATGATTGCCATCGGTCTGCTTGCCCGGGGAGTGCAGGGATGA
- the fsa gene encoding fructose-6-phosphate aldolase, which translates to MKLFLDTANLDDIRALADTGLIDGVTTNPSLIAKSGRDMGETIAEICAMVDGPVSAEVTATDPEKMLAEGRKLSAIAENVAVKVPLTPAGLATCKALSDDGIMVNVTLCFSPAQAMLAAKAGARFISPFIGRLDDLGQDGMGLIEEIVTIYANYDFATEVLVASVRGVQHVVDAALIGADVATVPPSVIHAMYKHPMTDKGLEAFLADWEKTGQSIL; encoded by the coding sequence ATGAAACTGTTTCTTGATACCGCCAATCTCGATGATATCCGTGCCCTAGCCGATACCGGTCTGATTGATGGCGTTACCACAAACCCGTCGCTTATCGCCAAATCCGGCCGCGACATGGGTGAGACCATTGCTGAAATCTGCGCTATGGTGGATGGTCCTGTCAGCGCTGAAGTCACGGCAACCGACCCTGAGAAGATGCTGGCCGAAGGCCGCAAACTTTCTGCCATCGCTGAAAATGTCGCCGTCAAAGTGCCGCTTACACCCGCAGGCCTTGCCACGTGCAAGGCACTTTCTGATGACGGGATCATGGTTAACGTGACGTTGTGTTTCTCTCCGGCCCAGGCCATGCTGGCAGCCAAAGCAGGAGCTCGTTTTATTTCCCCTTTCATCGGCCGTCTCGATGATCTGGGACAGGATGGCATGGGGCTGATCGAAGAAATTGTTACTATCTATGCCAATTACGATTTTGCCACCGAAGTGCTGGTTGCTTCGGTACGCGGTGTTCAGCATGTTGTTGACGCCGCCCTGATCGGTGCTGACGTAGCAACGGTCCCACCATCGGTTATTCACGCCATGTACAAGCATCCCATGACCGACAAAGGACTAGAAGCCTTTCTTGCAGACTGGGAGAAAACCGGACAGAGCATTCTCTGA
- a CDS encoding primosomal protein N', with product MTVSFSDSETDRKPPYSIRVWLATPVPIGNGVLDYLAEDDVPPRGQVVIVPLGSRQIPGVVLGPTDGQGQEMAPEDTKPKLRPILHWADLPPLSPAFLDWLGRVASWTMAHPGAVLRMALPVPKGLYDLPPQMGWVTACPPRDDISSARNRVLEAAFGLPAMTATDMAYFAGVSPSTIRTMAKAGLLLEAPMVSDNITPPDPERAGLSLNSEQKTAAETLGEATARGGYAPFVLDGITGSGKTEVYFDAIASVLKQDRQALILLPEIALSPATEDRFTRRFGARPVLWHSGLTETRRVDAFRRLTEGGPMVVVGARSALFLPFRDLGLIVVDEEHDPSYKQDEQVVYHARDMAVMRASFEQIPIILASATPSLETEVNIERGRYKRLTLSSRIGQADLPTLKLVDMRKTPPERQAWLAPPLVSAIAETLEKGQQTLLFLNRRGYAPVTLCRTCGERITCPNCATWLVDHRQSRDLRCHHCGHRMRQPDSCPSCGTADHLVACGPGVERLAEEVSHRFPEARQAILSSDHVKTPAALADFIRTVEDREVDIIIGTQMVAKGHHFPDLTLVGVVDADLGLAGGDLRAAEHTWQLLVQVAGRAGRSEHKGQALLQTHMPDTPVLQALMRRDRAMFLDAEKSARAAAGMPPYGRLAGLLLTSASEVDLKESAAELGRTRPVYEGVSILGPAPAPIARLRGRYRMRFLVKAERQVDIQAILREWLEPRHLPRSVRCQIDVDPYHFF from the coding sequence GTGACAGTTTCATTTAGTGATTCGGAAACAGACAGAAAGCCGCCCTACTCCATCCGCGTCTGGCTTGCAACGCCTGTACCCATAGGCAATGGTGTGCTGGATTACCTTGCCGAAGATGACGTGCCACCAAGAGGTCAGGTGGTAATTGTCCCGCTTGGATCAAGGCAAATCCCGGGTGTGGTGCTTGGCCCCACCGATGGTCAGGGCCAGGAGATGGCCCCAGAAGATACCAAACCCAAGTTGCGTCCTATACTTCACTGGGCGGATCTGCCGCCGCTCTCGCCTGCTTTTTTGGACTGGCTAGGCCGGGTGGCAAGCTGGACCATGGCCCATCCGGGAGCGGTATTGCGCATGGCTCTGCCTGTTCCAAAGGGGCTTTATGATCTTCCCCCTCAAATGGGTTGGGTCACCGCTTGCCCACCGCGTGATGATATCAGTTCGGCCCGTAACAGGGTGCTTGAAGCCGCTTTTGGCCTTCCGGCGATGACCGCCACTGATATGGCGTATTTTGCTGGAGTCAGTCCATCCACCATTCGCACCATGGCCAAGGCAGGCCTTCTTCTTGAAGCGCCAATGGTTAGCGATAATATCACGCCACCTGATCCTGAGCGTGCTGGCCTCTCGCTAAATTCTGAGCAGAAAACCGCCGCCGAGACCCTTGGCGAGGCGACAGCAAGAGGAGGCTATGCGCCTTTTGTCCTGGATGGAATTACTGGCTCAGGGAAAACCGAAGTCTATTTTGACGCCATCGCCTCGGTATTGAAGCAGGATCGGCAAGCTTTGATACTTCTCCCTGAAATTGCACTTTCACCTGCAACCGAAGATCGCTTCACTCGACGTTTCGGCGCAAGACCGGTTTTGTGGCACAGCGGCTTGACCGAAACCAGGCGAGTTGATGCCTTCCGCCGACTAACTGAAGGCGGCCCAATGGTGGTGGTGGGGGCGCGGTCTGCCCTCTTTCTGCCATTCCGGGACCTGGGTCTGATCGTCGTCGACGAAGAACATGACCCGAGCTACAAGCAGGATGAGCAGGTTGTCTATCACGCAAGGGATATGGCGGTGATGCGGGCATCATTTGAGCAGATACCCATCATTCTGGCATCCGCAACACCATCGCTTGAGACGGAAGTCAATATTGAGCGTGGCCGCTACAAAAGACTTACCCTCTCCTCGCGCATCGGACAGGCTGATCTGCCGACACTAAAACTGGTGGATATGCGTAAAACACCGCCAGAACGGCAGGCCTGGCTGGCCCCGCCGCTTGTTTCAGCGATCGCTGAAACCTTGGAGAAAGGGCAGCAGACGCTACTTTTTCTCAATCGGAGAGGTTACGCGCCTGTTACCCTCTGCCGTACCTGCGGGGAGCGAATCACCTGCCCGAACTGCGCGACCTGGCTTGTGGATCATCGCCAGAGCAGAGATTTGCGTTGTCATCATTGTGGTCATCGCATGCGCCAGCCGGATAGCTGTCCTTCCTGCGGCACGGCAGATCATCTGGTAGCCTGCGGGCCTGGGGTTGAACGTCTGGCCGAAGAAGTCAGCCATCGGTTTCCCGAAGCGCGTCAGGCTATTCTATCGAGCGATCATGTTAAAACACCAGCAGCCTTGGCGGATTTCATCCGGACCGTAGAGGATCGTGAAGTCGATATCATCATTGGCACCCAAATGGTTGCCAAAGGGCATCATTTCCCTGATCTGACACTGGTTGGTGTGGTTGACGCAGATCTTGGACTCGCTGGCGGAGATTTGAGAGCGGCGGAACATACATGGCAGTTGCTTGTGCAAGTAGCTGGCCGGGCTGGACGATCGGAGCATAAAGGACAAGCTCTGCTTCAGACACATATGCCCGACACGCCGGTGCTTCAGGCGCTGATGAGGCGTGATAGAGCAATGTTTCTCGACGCGGAAAAGTCAGCCCGAGCTGCGGCCGGTATGCCGCCATATGGCCGGCTTGCCGGTCTTCTTCTGACGAGCGCCTCAGAGGTGGACCTCAAGGAATCAGCCGCCGAGCTTGGGCGTACCAGGCCGGTTTATGAAGGTGTATCCATTCTGGGACCGGCTCCGGCGCCCATTGCCCGTCTGAGAGGACGCTACCGGATGCGGTTTCTTGTCAAGGCTGAACGTCAGGTCGATATCCAGGCAATTCTGCGGGAATGGCTTGAACCCCGGCATCTCCCAAGGTCTGTCCGTTGCCAGATCGATGTTGACCCGTATCATTTTTTCTGA
- a CDS encoding F0F1 ATP synthase subunit delta — protein MSSNLAGFTGRYATALFELADETGRVDAVANDLAALSELLKSSEDLYRLVSSPAIARDDQSRAMTAVLEKAGADDLVQKFIGVVAENGRLFALPAIIDRFMADLAARRGEVSAEVVSAVSLDGKLEKEVKSAVAKVAGSDKISLSMRVDPSLIGGLIVRVGSRMIDTSIKTKLNRLEMTMKGVG, from the coding sequence GTGTCATCAAATCTGGCTGGATTTACTGGCCGTTATGCTACTGCGTTGTTTGAACTCGCCGATGAGACTGGCCGCGTTGACGCCGTTGCCAATGACCTTGCGGCTCTCTCCGAACTTTTGAAATCTTCCGAAGATCTCTATCGTCTTGTTTCATCCCCGGCGATTGCCCGTGATGATCAATCTAGGGCCATGACGGCCGTGCTTGAAAAGGCTGGGGCAGATGATCTCGTTCAGAAATTTATCGGTGTTGTTGCGGAAAATGGACGACTTTTTGCCCTGCCTGCCATCATCGACCGTTTTATGGCTGATCTTGCCGCCCGCCGCGGTGAGGTTTCTGCCGAAGTCGTTTCAGCTGTGTCGCTTGACGGCAAGCTGGAGAAAGAGGTGAAGTCTGCCGTGGCAAAAGTTGCGGGCAGTGACAAGATTTCTCTTTCCATGCGGGTGGATCCGTCATTGATTGGCGGCCTCATTGTCCGTGTGGGTTCACGCATGATAGATACATCGATCAAAACCAAGCTCAACAGGCTTGAAATGACCATGAAGGGTGTAGGGTAA
- the atpA gene encoding F0F1 ATP synthase subunit alpha yields the protein MDIRAAEISAILKEQIANFGNEAEVAEVGRVLSVGDGIARVHGLDEVRAGEMVEFDGGIKGMALNLESDNVGIVIFGDDRSIQEGHIVRRTGAIVDVPTGKGLLGRVVDGLGNPIDGKGPIKGGERRRVEVKAPGIMPRKSVHEPMQTGLKAIDSLIPIGRGQRELIIGDRQTGKTAIAVDTFLNQKSVNDAAGKDDSKKLFCIYVAVGQKRSTVAQIVRTLEENDAMDYSIVVAATASDPAPLQFLAPYTACAMGEYFRDNGMHAVIVYDDLSKQAVAYRQMSLLLRRPPGREAYPGDVFYLHSRLLERAAKLNDENGAGSLTALPVIETQGGDVSAFIPTNVISITDGQIFLETELFYQGIRPAVNVGLSVSRVGSAAQIKAMKQVAGTIKLELAQYREMAAFAQFASDMDAATRKLLDRGSRLTELLKQPQYSPMPVEEQVISIFAGVNGYLDTIPLADVERFESGLLDHMRSAGSALLATIREEKAISDETREKLTAELDGYAKAFA from the coding sequence ATGGATATTCGCGCCGCTGAAATTTCAGCAATCCTTAAAGAACAGATCGCCAATTTTGGTAATGAAGCCGAAGTGGCCGAGGTTGGCCGGGTACTTTCCGTCGGTGACGGTATTGCCCGTGTGCATGGCCTTGATGAAGTTCGCGCTGGTGAAATGGTGGAATTCGATGGTGGTATCAAGGGCATGGCCCTGAACCTCGAAAGCGACAATGTCGGTATCGTGATTTTTGGTGATGACCGTTCAATTCAGGAAGGCCACATTGTCCGACGGACAGGTGCTATTGTGGATGTACCTACCGGCAAGGGATTGCTCGGGCGTGTGGTTGATGGTCTCGGCAACCCGATTGACGGCAAGGGCCCGATCAAGGGTGGAGAACGCCGCCGGGTTGAAGTCAAGGCACCTGGCATCATGCCGCGGAAATCGGTGCATGAGCCAATGCAGACCGGCCTCAAGGCCATCGACAGCCTGATTCCGATCGGCCGGGGTCAGCGGGAGCTCATCATCGGTGACCGCCAGACCGGCAAGACCGCCATTGCGGTTGATACTTTCCTTAACCAGAAAAGTGTTAATGATGCGGCAGGCAAGGACGACAGCAAGAAACTCTTCTGCATCTATGTTGCCGTTGGCCAGAAGCGTTCAACCGTGGCCCAGATCGTTCGTACCCTCGAAGAAAACGACGCTATGGATTATTCCATCGTCGTTGCGGCAACCGCATCTGACCCGGCGCCGCTGCAGTTTCTCGCGCCCTATACCGCCTGTGCGATGGGTGAATATTTCCGCGACAACGGTATGCATGCCGTGATTGTCTATGACGATCTTTCCAAGCAGGCTGTTGCGTATCGTCAGATGTCTCTTCTGCTTCGCCGCCCGCCTGGCCGTGAAGCCTATCCTGGTGACGTTTTCTATCTTCACTCCCGTCTTCTGGAGCGGGCCGCAAAACTGAATGATGAAAATGGCGCAGGTTCCCTGACAGCCCTGCCCGTGATCGAAACACAGGGTGGTGACGTGTCGGCTTTTATTCCGACCAACGTGATTTCAATCACCGATGGCCAGATCTTCCTTGAAACCGAATTATTCTATCAAGGTATTCGTCCTGCGGTGAACGTCGGGCTTTCGGTGAGCCGAGTTGGCTCCGCCGCTCAGATCAAGGCGATGAAGCAAGTGGCCGGCACCATCAAACTGGAACTGGCTCAATATCGTGAAATGGCAGCCTTCGCGCAGTTTGCCTCTGACATGGATGCGGCAACACGGAAACTGCTTGATCGCGGCTCACGCCTGACAGAGCTACTTAAGCAGCCCCAGTACAGCCCGATGCCGGTTGAAGAACAGGTGATTTCGATTTTTGCCGGGGTGAACGGGTATCTGGATACTATTCCCCTTGCTGATGTTGAGCGGTTCGAGAGCGGCCTCTTGGATCATATGCGCTCTGCTGGTAGCGCGCTGCTGGCAACGATACGGGAGGAAAAGGCAATTTCTGATGAAACCCGTGAGAAACTGACGGCCGAACTTGACGGATATGCCAAGGCTTTCGCCTAG
- a CDS encoding F0F1 ATP synthase subunit gamma, producing the protein MSNLKDLKNRIKSVKSTQKITSAMKMVAAAKLRRAQDNAEQARPYSSRMRSMIASLAAKTDSNSGPTLLVGTGRDAQHLVVVVSADRGLCGGFNGGIIRATRREIDRVRNEGKTIRLLMVGRKAADALRREFSDLFVDTLEGIQGTAVSFSDADRISQHIQGMIEDGSADTCSIVFNKFVSAISQEVTFTSLVPAEVEDVAEDDTETGAVAPNEYEPDEASVLADLLPRALSTQIYAALLESSASELAARMTAMDNATRNAGDLIDRLTMEYNRSRQAAITTELIEIISGAEAL; encoded by the coding sequence ATGTCGAACCTCAAGGATCTGAAAAACCGGATCAAGAGCGTTAAATCAACGCAGAAAATCACCTCTGCCATGAAGATGGTTGCGGCGGCAAAACTGCGTCGTGCCCAGGATAATGCCGAACAGGCCCGGCCCTATTCCAGCCGTATGCGTAGCATGATTGCCTCGCTTGCTGCCAAGACCGATTCAAATTCGGGCCCGACTCTTCTGGTGGGTACCGGGCGGGATGCTCAACACCTTGTTGTGGTAGTCTCCGCCGATCGCGGACTTTGCGGCGGCTTTAACGGCGGCATTATCCGCGCAACCCGGCGTGAAATTGATCGCGTTCGAAATGAAGGCAAGACTATCCGCCTTCTGATGGTTGGGCGGAAGGCCGCTGATGCACTGCGGCGCGAATTTTCCGATCTCTTCGTTGATACGCTTGAAGGCATCCAGGGAACAGCCGTTTCCTTCAGCGATGCAGACCGGATAAGCCAACACATCCAGGGGATGATTGAAGACGGTTCAGCCGATACCTGCTCCATCGTCTTTAACAAGTTTGTTTCGGCGATTTCACAGGAAGTTACCTTCACGTCTCTCGTGCCGGCTGAGGTCGAGGATGTGGCTGAAGATGATACTGAAACAGGTGCTGTTGCCCCGAATGAATATGAACCGGATGAAGCATCGGTGCTGGCCGATCTTCTGCCGCGGGCACTTTCCACCCAGATCTACGCCGCGTTGCTTGAATCTTCCGCAAGTGAGCTGGCGGCACGGATGACAGCGATGGATAATGCTACTCGCAATGCCGGGGATCTTATTGATCGCCTGACCATGGAATATAACCGTAGTCGTCAGGCTGCCATCACCACTGAACTTATTGAAATTATTTCCGGGGCAGAAGCGCTGTAA
- the atpD gene encoding F0F1 ATP synthase subunit beta gives MAKNANGKITQIIGAVVDLEFDGDLPPILNAVEVDNNGQRLVLEVAQHLGEQGVRCIAMDSTEGLVRGQEAVDTGAPITVPVGPETLGRILNVVGEPVDERAPVKSKKTYAIHRPAPDYVDQSTEAEILVTGIKVVDLLAPYAKGGKIGLFGGAGVGKTVLIMELINNVAKAHGGYSVFAGVGERTREGNDLFHEMVESGVINPDGEGSKAALVYGQMNEPPGARARVALTGLTLAEYFRDEEGQDVLFFVDNIFRFTQAGSEVSALLGRIPSAVGYQPTLATDMGALQERITTTRKGSITSVQAIYVPADDLTDPAPATSFAHLDATTVLSRQIAELGIYPAVDPLDSTSRMLDPRVVGEEHYQVARRVQATLQQYKSLQDIIAILGMDELSEEDKQTVARARKIQRFLSQPFHVAEVFTGSPGKLVSLEDTIKGFKGIVEGEYDDLPEAAFYMVGTIEEAIEKGKKMSAEAA, from the coding sequence ATGGCCAAGAATGCAAACGGTAAAATTACCCAGATCATCGGCGCGGTCGTCGATCTTGAATTTGATGGCGATCTTCCGCCCATCCTGAACGCCGTTGAGGTTGATAACAACGGACAGAGGCTGGTGCTTGAAGTTGCCCAGCATCTGGGTGAACAAGGTGTTCGCTGTATTGCGATGGACTCAACCGAAGGGCTCGTAAGAGGCCAGGAAGCGGTTGATACCGGCGCGCCGATCACCGTGCCGGTTGGCCCCGAAACACTTGGCCGAATCCTTAATGTGGTTGGTGAGCCGGTGGATGAGCGGGCGCCCGTCAAGTCCAAGAAAACCTATGCTATTCACCGCCCTGCTCCGGATTATGTTGACCAGTCCACCGAAGCTGAAATTCTGGTTACCGGGATCAAGGTTGTCGACCTTCTCGCGCCCTACGCAAAAGGTGGCAAGATCGGTCTTTTTGGCGGTGCCGGTGTTGGCAAAACAGTTCTCATCATGGAGTTGATCAACAACGTGGCCAAGGCCCATGGTGGGTATTCGGTCTTTGCCGGCGTTGGTGAGCGTACACGTGAAGGAAATGACCTTTTCCATGAAATGGTTGAATCCGGTGTGATCAATCCTGATGGCGAAGGCTCGAAAGCCGCTCTTGTCTATGGCCAGATGAACGAACCTCCCGGTGCGCGCGCGCGCGTTGCACTGACAGGGCTGACGCTTGCAGAATATTTCCGTGATGAAGAAGGCCAGGACGTGCTGTTCTTCGTTGATAATATCTTCCGCTTCACCCAGGCAGGTTCAGAAGTGTCGGCGTTGCTGGGCCGGATTCCATCCGCGGTGGGGTATCAGCCTACTCTTGCAACAGATATGGGTGCTCTGCAGGAACGCATCACCACCACCCGCAAGGGATCGATCACGTCGGTGCAGGCAATTTACGTCCCGGCTGATGACCTGACTGACCCGGCGCCGGCCACATCTTTTGCCCATCTTGACGCCACCACCGTTCTGTCGCGTCAAATTGCCGAGCTTGGGATTTATCCTGCGGTGGATCCGCTGGACTCCACTTCCCGGATGCTTGACCCGCGTGTTGTCGGTGAAGAGCACTATCAGGTTGCCCGCCGAGTGCAGGCCACGCTTCAGCAGTACAAGTCCCTTCAGGACATTATTGCGATCCTTGGCATGGATGAACTTTCTGAAGAAGACAAGCAGACCGTGGCCCGTGCCCGGAAGATCCAGCGCTTCCTGTCGCAGCCATTCCATGTTGCCGAAGTCTTCACCGGATCGCCTGGCAAACTGGTTTCGCTTGAAGACACCATCAAGGGCTTCAAGGGGATTGTTGAAGGTGAATACGATGATCTGCCGGAAGCTGCTTTCTACATGGTTGGAACCATTGAAGAAGCAATCGAAAAAGGCAAGAAAATGTCTGCAGAAGCTGCTTGA